The Streptomyces sp. NBC_00335 DNA window GCGGCTGCTGTGCGAGACGGCGGTGCCCAGGGTGGGTCCGAACAGGTCGGCGCCGTCGCCCTGGTTCCGGTTGGTCTCCAGGTCCAGGTGGCCGTCGGCCTGGAGGAGCGCGCACTGGTAGTGACCCACCGCGGTGCCGTTCTGGAACTCGTTCGACCCCTTGATGTCGCAGTGGTAGACGGCGAGCCCGCTGGAGGTGAGCCGGGAGTCGAAGCCCGCGCGGGTGCGGTTCTCCACGAGGTAGTACTCGACGTCGCGCCGCTGCGGGTTCTGGTAGATCAGGGCCTCGTCGTACTCGCCCTGCCGGGCCTCGTAGAAGCCGGGCTGGGAGATGTCGACGTCGTGCGTCCAGTGCACGAGCCGCCGCAGGTAGACGCAGACCGCGGACGGGAGGAACCCGTCGCCCAGGTTGTTGCCCGCGGCCATCGCGCAGTACGTGCCCAGGCCCGCGCTGGAGAAGTCGTCGCCCTCGCGCTCCGCCGTTCCGTAGTCGTACAGGTCCGGCCAGCGGCACAGCAGGTGGCCGCTCTCGTGGCAGAAGGTGCCGATGCTCAGGTCGGCGGCCGTCTCGCCGATGCTCGTGACGGTGTACAAGTCCGTCCGCACGCTGCCGATCTGGGCGGGGAAGCGGGAGTTGTGCGGCCAGAGGTCCTCCCTGAATTCCGTCCGGCCCGCGTACATGATGCAGAGGGAGTCGACGACGCCCCGCCCGAGCGAGTCGAACCGGGTGAAGTCCACGCCGGCGTCGACGGCCGCCTGCAGGGCCTCCGGTACGAGCCGTCCGCGGTTCTGCGGGAGCCCGTAGGCGAGGCGGGGACGGCTCAAACGCAGCGGGCCGACCACGGTGTTGGTGAAGCGGAGCCGGCCGGTCGACATCGTGCGGAAGAACTCCTTGACCGAGGAGCTGTTTCCGTTCGCCGTGAAATGGGGGCTGTTCAGCAGTGCGGAGACCTCGTCGACCGTGACCTGCGTGGGCTTGTCCGGGAAGTCGACGAGGATCGTCAGCCCCTGGACGTCGCCCTCGCTGAGGACGAAGCCGGGGAGCAGGCCCTTGTTGGGGCCGAAGGTCAGGAGGGTGTCCGGATCGGTGGTGGCCCGGTCCTCCTCCGGGACCGTCTCCATCAGCCGTTCCTTCACCACGTCCCGCCGGTAGACCTGTCCTTCGCGCAAGTGCCGGGGCAGCCCCTCGGGCGCCGGCCGGGAAACCGGCGTGCCGCTGGAGACGAACCGGCGTCCGGCACCGCCGCCGTCGGTCTCGGCGAAGCAGTACAGGCCCCGGGTGTCGTCGTAGACGACCGAATAGCCGTCGAGCGTCTCGTACCGTGCG harbors:
- a CDS encoding M6 family metalloprotease domain-containing protein, which translates into the protein MSGIFGDTLTFAQEEGGDVRLVAFGDDKYARYETLDGYSVVYDDTRGLYCFAETDGGGAGRRFVSSGTPVSRPAPEGLPRHLREGQVYRRDVVKERLMETVPEEDRATTDPDTLLTFGPNKGLLPGFVLSEGDVQGLTILVDFPDKPTQVTVDEVSALLNSPHFTANGNSSSVKEFFRTMSTGRLRFTNTVVGPLRLSRPRLAYGLPQNRGRLVPEALQAAVDAGVDFTRFDSLGRGVVDSLCIMYAGRTEFREDLWPHNSRFPAQIGSVRTDLYTVTSIGETAADLSIGTFCHESGHLLCRWPDLYDYGTAEREGDDFSSAGLGTYCAMAAGNNLGDGFLPSAVCVYLRRLVHWTHDVDISQPGFYEARQGEYDEALIYQNPQRRDVEYYLVENRTRAGFDSRLTSSGLAVYHCDIKGSNEFQNGTAVGHYQCALLQADGHLDLETNRNQGDGADLFGPTLGTAVSHSSRPASLWWDGTESGLTISAVSAPGPVLTFRTGEQGVAGTLVTGASAPGASIPEDDFGGLTDAITLQGQGTVRDLTVTIDIEHPRIGDLRVVLMAPSGRRAVIHNRSGGNAKNLRVTLDSQPPSLLAPLIGDSVPGSWKLRITDAVVSNAGVLNEWSLAVRTGT